The Chitinophagales bacterium genome has a window encoding:
- the nadA gene encoding quinolinate synthase NadA, whose protein sequence is MVDKVEISLGNLKKRGFLDMEIDPTLDLFAEIERLKKEKNAILLAHYYQEPDIQDVADYIGDSLGLAQKAANTDADIIVFAGVHFMAETAKILNPDKKVLLPDLNAGCSLSDSCPPAIFKAFKEKHPDHLVISYINCSAGIKALSDIICTSSNARKIVESLPADQKIIFAPDKNLGAYINKVSKREMLLWNGACMVHELFSLEKITKLKERHPEAQLIAHPECEDVVLKMADFIGSTTQLLNYTQTHDSNTFIVATEAGILHQMQKLSPEKTFIPAPPDNSCACNDCPHMKLNTLEKLYLCMKYELPEITMEEEVRIAAKKPINRMLKMSAELGI, encoded by the coding sequence ATGGTTGATAAGGTTGAAATCTCGTTGGGAAATTTGAAAAAAAGAGGATTTCTTGACATGGAAATTGATCCGACGCTGGATCTGTTTGCAGAAATAGAGCGTTTGAAGAAAGAGAAGAACGCAATACTACTCGCACATTACTACCAGGAACCGGATATACAGGATGTAGCAGATTACATAGGCGATAGTTTAGGCCTGGCGCAGAAAGCAGCCAACACTGATGCCGACATTATCGTATTTGCAGGTGTGCATTTTATGGCAGAGACAGCAAAGATCCTCAACCCCGATAAGAAAGTTTTGTTACCAGATCTTAATGCAGGCTGTTCGCTAAGTGATAGTTGCCCGCCGGCAATATTCAAAGCATTTAAAGAAAAACACCCTGATCATTTAGTTATTTCTTATATCAACTGTTCTGCAGGTATCAAAGCGCTGAGTGATATTATATGTACCTCGTCTAATGCACGGAAGATAGTTGAAAGTCTGCCGGCAGATCAGAAAATAATCTTCGCACCTGATAAGAACCTGGGTGCATATATCAACAAGGTATCGAAGCGTGAAATGTTATTATGGAATGGCGCATGTATGGTACATGAGTTATTCTCGCTTGAAAAGATCACAAAACTTAAGGAACGTCATCCTGAAGCACAGTTGATAGCACATCCCGAATGTGAAGATGTAGTGTTGAAGATGGCAGATTTTATAGGTTCTACCACCCAGCTGCTCAATTATACACAAACGCATGATTCAAATACATTTATAGTAGCTACAGAGGCTGGGATATTGCACCAGATGCAGAAACTTTCTCCTGAAAAGACTTTTATCCCTGCCCCACCTGACAACTCCTGTGCCTGCAATGATTGCCCCCATATGAAACTGAATACATTGGAGAAATTGTACCTGTGTATGAAATATGAACTTCCGGAGATAACCATGGAGGAAGAAGTGAGGATAGCTGCAAAGAAACCGATAAACAGGATGCTGAAAATGAGCGCAGAATTAG